One stretch of Streptococcus australis DNA includes these proteins:
- the mapZ gene encoding cell division site-positioning protein MapZ, translated as MSKERHDRHKKEQQEPQFDFDEAKDLTVGQAIRKNEEVEAGVLPEDNILDKYIKQHREEIEADKFETRQFKKEELQEAQAQEELTQEVPEITEESAPIVEEPETVSEETVSDSAETTSSDVILPPLGEENQDLEPLVLEKQEPAEIADEKEEEETALLSRSAQAEPETVSNSKKKRVFVIGSALAAALILAGSYYIYRQVNRSNQAIQSSQSSSSNQETQTALQEFNALYDAFYTDANKTALKNSRFDKLDRLKAQLDKLEGSREHTLAKSKYDSLEAQIKAVQEVNNQFETPAITDGVLDTNAKVKADAKFTEIKTGNTELDKLLDKAISLGKSQQTSASSSSSSSSSQESSSTTTDSSTSSSSASSSSAPASRPESGGLSSDGVNLQRSASRVPYNQSAVDDSNNPAWNFADGVLEQILATSRARGYITGNQYILERVNIVNGNGYYNLYKPDGTYLFTLNCKTGYFVGNGAGHADDLDY; from the coding sequence ATGAGCAAGGAAAGACATGATCGTCATAAAAAAGAACAGCAAGAGCCACAATTCGACTTTGACGAAGCAAAAGATTTGACTGTTGGTCAAGCAATTCGTAAGAATGAAGAGGTTGAGGCTGGAGTATTGCCTGAAGACAATATCTTGGATAAATACATCAAACAGCACCGCGAGGAAATCGAAGCCGATAAGTTTGAAACACGTCAATTTAAAAAAGAAGAACTGCAGGAAGCTCAGGCTCAAGAAGAATTGACACAGGAAGTTCCAGAAATCACTGAAGAGTCGGCACCAATCGTAGAGGAGCCCGAGACAGTTTCAGAAGAAACGGTATCAGACTCAGCTGAAACTACAAGCTCGGATGTGATTTTGCCTCCTTTGGGAGAGGAAAATCAAGACTTGGAACCGCTTGTGTTGGAAAAGCAAGAGCCAGCAGAGATTGCTGATGAGAAAGAAGAGGAAGAGACAGCTCTACTTTCACGCTCAGCTCAGGCAGAACCAGAAACAGTTTCTAATTCTAAAAAGAAGCGCGTGTTTGTTATCGGTTCAGCCTTGGCAGCAGCCCTTATCTTGGCAGGTAGTTACTATATCTATCGTCAAGTAAATCGCTCCAACCAAGCCATCCAGTCTTCCCAGTCTTCTTCTAGTAATCAAGAAACACAAACAGCCCTACAAGAGTTTAATGCCCTCTACGATGCTTTTTATACAGATGCTAATAAAACGGCTTTGAAAAATAGTCGGTTTGACAAGTTGGACCGACTCAAGGCTCAACTAGATAAACTCGAAGGTAGCCGAGAGCACACTCTGGCCAAGTCTAAGTATGATAGTTTAGAAGCTCAAATCAAGGCTGTGCAAGAAGTGAATAATCAGTTTGAAACTCCAGCAATTACTGACGGTGTCTTGGATACTAATGCAAAGGTCAAGGCAGATGCTAAATTTACAGAAATTAAAACAGGAAATACAGAGCTAGATAAACTGTTAGATAAGGCCATTAGCCTTGGTAAGAGCCAGCAAACAAGCGCCTCTAGTTCAAGTTCAAGTAGCAGTAGTCAGGAAAGTTCAAGTACAACGACTGATAGCAGTACGAGCAGTTCGTCTGCTTCATCAAGTTCAGCACCTGCCAGCAGACCAGAAAGTGGAGGTTTGTCTAGCGATGGTGTCAATCTTCAAAGAAGTGCTAGTCGTGTACCGTACAACCAATCCGCTGTAGACGATAGCAACAACCCTGCCTGGAATTTTGCTGATGGTGTTTTGGAACAAATCCTAGCAACATCACGTGCTCGTGGCTATATCACTGGCAATCAATATATCCTAGAACGTGTCAATATCGTAAACGGAAATGGTTATTACAACCTCTACAAACCAGATGGAACCTATCTCTTCACCCTCAACTGTAAGACTGGATACTTTGTTGGTAATGGAGCTGGTCACGCAGATGACTTGGACTACTAG
- a CDS encoding THUMP domain-containing class I SAM-dependent RNA methyltransferase, whose protein sequence is MKKEFNLIATAAAGLEAVVGREVRELGYDCQVENGRVRFQGDVKAIIETNLWLRAADRIKIVVGSFPAKTFEELFQGVFALDWENYLPLGARFPISKAKCVKSKLHNEPSVQAISKKAVVKKLQKHYARPEGVPLMETGPEFKIEVSILKDMATVMIDTTGSSLFKRGYRTEKGGAPIKENMAAAILQLSNWYPDKPLIDPTCGSGTFCIEAAMIAKKMAPGLRRSFAFEEWNWVSDRLIQEVRTEAAKKIDRELELDIMGCDIDARMVEIAKANAQAAGVAGDITFKQMRVQDLRSDKINGVIISNPPYGERLSDDVGVTKLYAEMGQVFAPLKTWSKFILTSDEAFESKYGSPADKKRKLYNGTLKVDLYQYFGQRVKRQEIK, encoded by the coding sequence ATGAAAAAAGAATTTAATTTAATCGCAACTGCTGCAGCGGGTCTTGAGGCTGTTGTTGGACGCGAGGTGCGAGAGCTCGGTTATGACTGCCAGGTTGAAAATGGCCGTGTCCGTTTTCAAGGAGATGTGAAGGCAATCATCGAGACCAATCTTTGGCTTCGGGCGGCCGATCGCATCAAGATTGTAGTGGGAAGCTTTCCTGCAAAGACCTTCGAAGAGCTCTTTCAAGGAGTTTTTGCCCTAGATTGGGAAAACTATCTCCCACTTGGAGCGCGGTTCCCTATCTCAAAGGCCAAATGTGTCAAGTCTAAACTTCATAATGAGCCTAGTGTTCAGGCGATTTCCAAGAAGGCTGTTGTGAAGAAACTGCAAAAGCACTATGCCCGTCCAGAAGGGGTTCCCTTGATGGAAACTGGTCCCGAGTTTAAGATAGAGGTGTCCATCCTTAAAGATATGGCGACTGTCATGATTGACACGACAGGTTCTAGCCTCTTTAAGCGTGGTTATCGTACGGAAAAGGGTGGAGCACCTATCAAGGAGAATATGGCAGCAGCCATTTTACAACTCTCTAACTGGTATCCAGACAAGCCTTTGATTGATCCGACCTGTGGTTCAGGAACTTTCTGTATTGAGGCGGCTATGATAGCTAAAAAGATGGCCCCTGGGCTTCGCCGTTCCTTTGCTTTTGAGGAATGGAACTGGGTCAGCGATCGGTTAATCCAGGAAGTTCGCACAGAGGCTGCTAAGAAAATCGATCGTGAACTTGAGCTGGATATTATGGGCTGTGATATTGATGCTCGGATGGTTGAGATTGCTAAGGCCAATGCTCAAGCAGCAGGCGTGGCAGGTGATATCACCTTTAAGCAAATGCGGGTACAGGACTTGCGTTCAGACAAGATAAATGGTGTCATCATTTCCAATCCACCATATGGGGAGCGCTTGTCCGATGATGTAGGAGTTACGAAACTTTATGCTGAGATGGGACAGGTCTTTGCACCACTGAAAACCTGGAGTAAGTTTATCCTGACGAGTGACGAAGCTTTTGAAAGTAAGTACGGAAGTCCAGCAGATAAAAAACGAAAACTCTATAACGGGACCTTGAAAGTGGATTTGTATCAATACTTTGGTCAGCGTGTGAAACGCCAAGAGATAAAATAG
- the gpsB gene encoding cell division regulator GpsB, producing MASIIFSAKDIFEQEFGREVRGYSKAEVDEFLDDVIKDYETYAALVKSLRQEIADLKEELSNKPQASSTQQSSIEVTSSTPMTNFDILKRLNRLEKEVFGKQIVDNSEL from the coding sequence ATGGCAAGTATTATTTTTTCAGCAAAAGATATTTTTGAACAAGAGTTTGGACGTGAAGTTCGCGGATATAGTAAGGCAGAGGTAGACGAGTTCCTAGATGATGTGATCAAGGATTATGAGACTTACGCAGCTTTGGTCAAATCTCTTCGTCAGGAGATTGCCGATTTGAAGGAGGAATTGTCTAACAAGCCACAGGCAAGTTCTACTCAACAAAGTTCTATCGAAGTAACAAGTTCTACTCCAATGACAAATTTTGATATTTTGAAACGATTGAATCGACTTGAAAAAGAAGTATTCGGTAAGCAAATCGTAGACAATTCTGAGTTATAA
- a CDS encoding DUF1273 domain-containing protein produces the protein MTTALILGYSAFDLGLFNDKDIRVDIIKTAIRRDLERLAEEGVTWLVFTGTLGFEYWVLEVAQDMKADYGFQLATIFAFETHGSNWNEANQIKLSEFKQVDFVKYAYLQYEHKGQLRDYQKFLLENTEGCYLFYDEENETKLQYFYQMMKNQEGYVTKRLTFEDLNEIVENFSEK, from the coding sequence ATGACAACAGCCTTGATTTTAGGCTATTCAGCCTTCGACCTTGGTCTTTTTAATGACAAGGATATTCGCGTTGATATTATCAAGACAGCTATTCGGAGAGACCTAGAACGTCTAGCAGAAGAAGGGGTGACCTGGCTTGTTTTTACAGGGACTCTGGGCTTTGAGTACTGGGTGCTGGAAGTGGCACAGGATATGAAAGCAGACTATGGATTTCAGCTGGCGACCATTTTTGCCTTTGAAACCCATGGTAGTAACTGGAATGAGGCCAATCAAATCAAACTCAGTGAGTTCAAGCAGGTTGATTTTGTCAAATACGCCTATCTACAGTATGAGCACAAGGGACAATTACGCGATTATCAGAAATTTCTGCTGGAAAATACGGAAGGGTGCTATCTCTTTTATGACGAAGAAAATGAAACCAAGTTACAGTATTTTTACCAGATGATGAAAAATCAAGAAGGCTATGTTACAAAAAGATTAACATTTGAGGATCTGAACGAAATAGTGGAAAATTTTTCCGAAAAATGA